A portion of the Hylaeus volcanicus isolate JK05 unplaced genomic scaffold, UHH_iyHylVolc1.0_haploid 12237, whole genome shotgun sequence genome contains these proteins:
- the LOC128883823 gene encoding MYG1 exonuclease-like isoform X2 — MEAAQPLIVLPTDVVGSIENRTSSNQKFIVTHNGRFHCDDVCAVGFLLLLPEYKNCIVVRTRDEEIIEKADVVVDVGGVYDAENYRFDHHQKGFSEYFNSTCNVTKLSSFGQVYKFFGKRLLREIFSIPEEDVNIIYNLLYKSFVEAIDAIDNGVNITPPGVDPLYRISTDLSSRVARMNSSWNDWNPDDFISKEAFISSIRIAMEDFIFSILSYRDNWLPCKNIVYNAYKARFETHPSGYIIALELGCPFETHLEIIEESEKRKNEENKNQEQETFKPFIPVFFVVYPDCPKKNT, encoded by the exons atggaagcaGCTCAGCCTTTAATTGTACTTCCCACGGATGTAGTTGGGTCTATCGAGAATAGAACTTCAtcaaatcaaaaatttattgtaacgcATAATGGTCGTTTTCACTGTGACGATGTATGTGCTGTCGGgtttttgttattgttacCCGAGTACAAAAACTGTATAGTTGTTCGAACACGTGATGAAGAAATCATTGAGAAAGCCGATGTTGTAGTCGATGTTGGAGGAGTATACG atgctGAAAATTATAG atttGATCATCACCAAAAAGgattttctgaatatttcaattcaacTTGTAACGTAACGAAACTAAGTAGTTTCGGTCAAGTCTAtaa attttttggaaaacgaCTTTTAAGGGAAATTTTTTCCATACCTGAGGAAGatgtgaatattatttacaaccTTTTATACAAA TCTTTTGTTGAAGCGATAGATGCTATTGATAATGGTGTCAACATCACTCCTCCTGGCGTAGATCCTCTCTATCGTATTTCAACTGATCTTTCATCTCG GGTTGCTAGAATGAATTCCAGCTGGAATGATTGGAATCCTgacgattttatttcaaaagaagcTTTTATTAGCTCAATACGTATAGCTATGGaggatttcattttctctatTCTCTCGTACCGTGATAACTGGCTTCCATGCAAAAATATAGTGTACAATGCTTACAAAGCACGTTTTGAAACGCATCCATCTGGGTATATTATTGCTTTAGAATTAGGATGTCCTTTTGAG acTCACTTGGAAATTATAGAGGAatctgaaaaaagaaaaaacgaagaaaataaaaaccaagAACAAGAAACATTCAAACCGTTTATACCAGTTTTCTTTGTTGTGTACCCGGACTGCCCCAAAAAGAACACATG A
- the LOC128883815 gene encoding uncharacterized protein LOC128883815 isoform X5 encodes MRHAILRIKNIVEKQASQAKTVLDTSESVMNLCSQQKSQIEKLFHAAKEPQRLLKEYKSRLDSERRRGKFLRRRVTQIEKENNRLRDMCQHETFSKEATCNVTATTMLDSTLNGKQISPSFNSPDNVYKTHKFVSQQIESSPHISARECQVLCKNNSSANYGSLLEAEEKSNKGLPSKESSNCHLTIAPYKCRVSGYTSPHTIKESLRLVGDVPSFFSREKASEIYTENKQGYEWIHEKKKHVDLAQIIPKVSNFSICNQNFYSLQREKALYNYREEPYEKSISVPGHLNMIQRNVFTNTKRQSEQLEGLGKNAGTEIKQKSISRQVLLNPHTLLGHSTQLKKKTSPKQRVDRWTIKKLPGLPYQPNAIKSMGDLKKQDTKIFDFSREDSSSIQRFLQYGTTKEKSSQFRSVTLPPAFSFSRPKRNGVNSLSIPPTMNALRNNRMFTALPQIDSDRQIVESATMLQKLAHRIKIKKMLQSVKL; translated from the exons ATGCGCCACGCTATACTTCGTATCAAAAA taTAGTGGAAAAGCAGGCTTCTCAGGCAAAAACAGTTTTAGATACTTCTGAAAGCGTTATGAATCTATGTAGTCAACAAAAATCACAGATAGAAAAACTGTTTCACGCTGCCAAA GAACCTCAACGACTTTTGAAGGAATACAAATCACGACTTGATTCAGAAAGACGTCGTG GTAAATTTTTACGTCGTCGAGTAACTCaaatagaaaaggaaaataacCGGTTAAGAGATATGTGTCAACATGAGACGTTTTCAAAGGAAGCGACATGTAACGTGACAGCAACGACTATGCTGGATTCAACGCTTAATGGAAAACAAATAAGTCCGTCTTTTAATTCACCAGACAATGTTTATAAGACCC ACAAATTTGTTTCGCAACAAATAGAATCTTCACCTCATATTTCAGCAAGGGAATGTCAAGTtctgtgtaaaaataattctagtGCTAACTATGGGTCACTATTAGAAGCTGAGGAAAAAAGCAACAAAGGTTTACCTTCTAAAGAATCGAGTAATTGTCATTTGACAATTGCTCCTTATAAATGCAGAGTGTCAGGTTATACAAGTCCTCATACAATAAAGGAATCTTTACGGCTGGTCGGTGACGTTCCATCTTTTTTCAGTCGTGAAAAAGCAAGTGAAATTTATACT GAAAATAAACAAGGATATGAATGgatacatgaaaaaaaaaaacatgtcgaTCTAGCTCAAATTATTCCAAAAGTTTCCAATTTCAGCAtatgtaatcaaaatttttatagtttGCAAAGAGAAAAAGCGTTGTACAACTATAGAGAAGAACCGTATGAAAAAAGCATTTCAGTGCCAGGTCATTTGAACATGATTCAACGCAACGTTTTTACCAATACAAAACGTCAAAGTGAACAGCTTGAAGGCCTTGGTAAAAATGCGGGAACTGAGATAAAACAAAAGAGTATAAGTCGTCAAGTATTACTAAACCCACATACTTTATTAGGTCACTCaacacaattaaaaaaaaagacttcTCCAAAACAACGCGTAGATCGGTGGACAATTAAAAAACTGCCTGGTTTACCCTATCAACCAAATGCTATTAAAAGCATGGGGGATTTGAAGAAACAAGATACAAagatttttgatttttccagAGAAGACTCATCTTCAATTCAACGATTTCTACAATACGGAACAACTAAAGAGAAATCATCGCAGTTCCGCTCAGTCACACTGCCGCCTGCTTTTTCGTTTAGTAGGCCCAAAAGAAACGGTGTTAACAGCTTATCTATTCCTCCTACTATGAATGCTTTAC GAAACAATAGAATGTTTACAGCGCTTCCTCAAATCGATAGTGATCGACAAATAGTCGAATCAGCTACAATGCTGCAAAAGCTGGCTCACCGAATTAAA attaaaaaaatgttgcaaagtGTCAAACTATAA
- the LOC128883815 gene encoding uncharacterized protein LOC128883815 isoform X3 encodes MNVVKSTAIVADELNEINSLIDIRARKLRVKERELKDKIKAFKIWEKDAYEALRHHAETLMRHAILRIKNIVEKQASQAKTVLDTSESVMNLCSQQKSQIEKLFHAAKEPQRLLKEYKSRLDSERRRGKFLRRRVTQIEKENNRLRDMCQHETFSKEATCNVTATTMLDSTLNGKQISPSFNSPDNVYKTHKFVSQQIESSPHISARECQVLCKNNSSANYGSLLEAEEKSNKGLPSKESSYTSPHTIKESLRLVGDVPSFFSREKASEIYTENKQGYEWIHEKKKHVDLAQIIPKVSNFSICNQNFYSLQREKALYNYREEPYEKSISVPGHLNMIQRNVFTNTKRQSEQLEGLGKNAGTEIKQKSISRQVLLNPHTLLGHSTQLKKKTSPKQRVDRWTIKKLPGLPYQPNAIKSMGDLKKQDTKIFDFSREDSSSIQRFLQYGTTKEKSSQFRSVTLPPAFSFSRPKRNGVNSLSIPPTMNALRNNRMFTALPQIDSDRQIVESATMLQKLAHRIKIKKMLQSVKL; translated from the exons ATGAATGTTGTTAAATCTACAGCGATTGTGGCGGATGAGTTGAATGAA ATAAATAGTCTTATTGATATACGAGCACGAAAACTACGTGTTAAg GAACGAGAATtgaaggataaaataaaagcttTTAAAATATGGGAAAAAGATGCTTACGAGGCATTGAGGCATCATGCCGAAACATTAATGCGCCACGCTATACTTCGTATCAAAAA taTAGTGGAAAAGCAGGCTTCTCAGGCAAAAACAGTTTTAGATACTTCTGAAAGCGTTATGAATCTATGTAGTCAACAAAAATCACAGATAGAAAAACTGTTTCACGCTGCCAAA GAACCTCAACGACTTTTGAAGGAATACAAATCACGACTTGATTCAGAAAGACGTCGTG GTAAATTTTTACGTCGTCGAGTAACTCaaatagaaaaggaaaataacCGGTTAAGAGATATGTGTCAACATGAGACGTTTTCAAAGGAAGCGACATGTAACGTGACAGCAACGACTATGCTGGATTCAACGCTTAATGGAAAACAAATAAGTCCGTCTTTTAATTCACCAGACAATGTTTATAAGACCC ACAAATTTGTTTCGCAACAAATAGAATCTTCACCTCATATTTCAGCAAGGGAATGTCAAGTtctgtgtaaaaataattctagtGCTAACTATGGGTCACTATTAGAAGCTGAGGAAAAAAGCAACAAAGGTTTACCTTCTAAAGAATCGA GTTATACAAGTCCTCATACAATAAAGGAATCTTTACGGCTGGTCGGTGACGTTCCATCTTTTTTCAGTCGTGAAAAAGCAAGTGAAATTTATACT GAAAATAAACAAGGATATGAATGgatacatgaaaaaaaaaaacatgtcgaTCTAGCTCAAATTATTCCAAAAGTTTCCAATTTCAGCAtatgtaatcaaaatttttatagtttGCAAAGAGAAAAAGCGTTGTACAACTATAGAGAAGAACCGTATGAAAAAAGCATTTCAGTGCCAGGTCATTTGAACATGATTCAACGCAACGTTTTTACCAATACAAAACGTCAAAGTGAACAGCTTGAAGGCCTTGGTAAAAATGCGGGAACTGAGATAAAACAAAAGAGTATAAGTCGTCAAGTATTACTAAACCCACATACTTTATTAGGTCACTCaacacaattaaaaaaaaagacttcTCCAAAACAACGCGTAGATCGGTGGACAATTAAAAAACTGCCTGGTTTACCCTATCAACCAAATGCTATTAAAAGCATGGGGGATTTGAAGAAACAAGATACAAagatttttgatttttccagAGAAGACTCATCTTCAATTCAACGATTTCTACAATACGGAACAACTAAAGAGAAATCATCGCAGTTCCGCTCAGTCACACTGCCGCCTGCTTTTTCGTTTAGTAGGCCCAAAAGAAACGGTGTTAACAGCTTATCTATTCCTCCTACTATGAATGCTTTAC GAAACAATAGAATGTTTACAGCGCTTCCTCAAATCGATAGTGATCGACAAATAGTCGAATCAGCTACAATGCTGCAAAAGCTGGCTCACCGAATTAAA attaaaaaaatgttgcaaagtGTCAAACTATAA
- the LOC128883823 gene encoding MYG1 protein-like isoform X1 yields MEAAQPLIVLPTDVVGSIENRTSSNQKFIVTHNGRFHCDDVCAVGFLLLLPEYKNCIVVRTRDEEIIEKADVVVDVGGVYDAENYRFDHHQKGFSEYFNSTCNVTKLSSFGQVYKFFGKRLLREIFSIPEEDVNIIYNLLYKSFVEAIDAIDNGVNITPPGVDPLYRISTDLSSRVARMNSSWNDWNPDDFISKEAFISSIRIAMEDFIFSILSYRDNWLPCKNIVYNAYKARFETHPSGYIIALELGCPFETHLEIIEESEKRKNEENKNQEQETFKPFIPVFFVVYPDCPKKNTWRLKTVRINKSSFASRLPIPSRFCGLRDNMLNFPGIRFVHHQGFLAGADSKESAISLAHLTLCEANVWHDSP; encoded by the exons atggaagcaGCTCAGCCTTTAATTGTACTTCCCACGGATGTAGTTGGGTCTATCGAGAATAGAACTTCAtcaaatcaaaaatttattgtaacgcATAATGGTCGTTTTCACTGTGACGATGTATGTGCTGTCGGgtttttgttattgttacCCGAGTACAAAAACTGTATAGTTGTTCGAACACGTGATGAAGAAATCATTGAGAAAGCCGATGTTGTAGTCGATGTTGGAGGAGTATACG atgctGAAAATTATAG atttGATCATCACCAAAAAGgattttctgaatatttcaattcaacTTGTAACGTAACGAAACTAAGTAGTTTCGGTCAAGTCTAtaa attttttggaaaacgaCTTTTAAGGGAAATTTTTTCCATACCTGAGGAAGatgtgaatattatttacaaccTTTTATACAAA TCTTTTGTTGAAGCGATAGATGCTATTGATAATGGTGTCAACATCACTCCTCCTGGCGTAGATCCTCTCTATCGTATTTCAACTGATCTTTCATCTCG GGTTGCTAGAATGAATTCCAGCTGGAATGATTGGAATCCTgacgattttatttcaaaagaagcTTTTATTAGCTCAATACGTATAGCTATGGaggatttcattttctctatTCTCTCGTACCGTGATAACTGGCTTCCATGCAAAAATATAGTGTACAATGCTTACAAAGCACGTTTTGAAACGCATCCATCTGGGTATATTATTGCTTTAGAATTAGGATGTCCTTTTGAG acTCACTTGGAAATTATAGAGGAatctgaaaaaagaaaaaacgaagaaaataaaaaccaagAACAAGAAACATTCAAACCGTTTATACCAGTTTTCTTTGTTGTGTACCCGGACTGCCCCAAAAAGAACACATG GCGACTAAAAACAGTTCGTATAAACAAAAGTTCCTTTGCTTCACGTTTACCTATCCCGAGTCGTTTTTGTG GGCTTCGTGATAACATGCTAAATTTTCCTGGAATTCGTTTTGTTC ATCATCAAGGTTTTCTCGCTGGAgccgattctaaagaatccgCCATTTCTTTAGCCCATCTCACGCTTTGTGAAGCAAACGTTTGGCATGACTCTCCTTAA
- the LOC128883815 gene encoding uncharacterized protein LOC128883815 isoform X4 has product MNVVKSTAIVADELNEINSLIDIRARKLRVKERELKDKIKAFKIWEKDAYEALRHHAETLMRHAILRIKNIVEKQASQAKTVLDTSESVMNLCSQQKSQIEKLFHAAKEPQRLLKEYKSRLDSERRRGKFLRRRVTQIEKENNRLRDMCQHETFSKEATCNVTATTMLDSTLNGKQISPSFNSPDNVYKTHKFVSQQIESSPHISARECQVLCKNNSSANYGSLLEAEEKSNKGLPSKESSYTSPHTIKESLRLVGDVPSFFSREKENKQGYEWIHEKKKHVDLAQIIPKVSNFSICNQNFYSLQREKALYNYREEPYEKSISVPGHLNMIQRNVFTNTKRQSEQLEGLGKNAGTEIKQKSISRQVLLNPHTLLGHSTQLKKKTSPKQRVDRWTIKKLPGLPYQPNAIKSMGDLKKQDTKIFDFSREDSSSIQRFLQYGTTKEKSSQFRSVTLPPAFSFSRPKRNGVNSLSIPPTMNALRNNRMFTALPQIDSDRQIVESATMLQKLAHRIKIKKMLQSVKL; this is encoded by the exons ATGAATGTTGTTAAATCTACAGCGATTGTGGCGGATGAGTTGAATGAA ATAAATAGTCTTATTGATATACGAGCACGAAAACTACGTGTTAAg GAACGAGAATtgaaggataaaataaaagcttTTAAAATATGGGAAAAAGATGCTTACGAGGCATTGAGGCATCATGCCGAAACATTAATGCGCCACGCTATACTTCGTATCAAAAA taTAGTGGAAAAGCAGGCTTCTCAGGCAAAAACAGTTTTAGATACTTCTGAAAGCGTTATGAATCTATGTAGTCAACAAAAATCACAGATAGAAAAACTGTTTCACGCTGCCAAA GAACCTCAACGACTTTTGAAGGAATACAAATCACGACTTGATTCAGAAAGACGTCGTG GTAAATTTTTACGTCGTCGAGTAACTCaaatagaaaaggaaaataacCGGTTAAGAGATATGTGTCAACATGAGACGTTTTCAAAGGAAGCGACATGTAACGTGACAGCAACGACTATGCTGGATTCAACGCTTAATGGAAAACAAATAAGTCCGTCTTTTAATTCACCAGACAATGTTTATAAGACCC ACAAATTTGTTTCGCAACAAATAGAATCTTCACCTCATATTTCAGCAAGGGAATGTCAAGTtctgtgtaaaaataattctagtGCTAACTATGGGTCACTATTAGAAGCTGAGGAAAAAAGCAACAAAGGTTTACCTTCTAAAGAATCGA GTTATACAAGTCCTCATACAATAAAGGAATCTTTACGGCTGGTCGGTGACGTTCCATCTTTTTTCAGTCGTGAAAAA GAAAATAAACAAGGATATGAATGgatacatgaaaaaaaaaaacatgtcgaTCTAGCTCAAATTATTCCAAAAGTTTCCAATTTCAGCAtatgtaatcaaaatttttatagtttGCAAAGAGAAAAAGCGTTGTACAACTATAGAGAAGAACCGTATGAAAAAAGCATTTCAGTGCCAGGTCATTTGAACATGATTCAACGCAACGTTTTTACCAATACAAAACGTCAAAGTGAACAGCTTGAAGGCCTTGGTAAAAATGCGGGAACTGAGATAAAACAAAAGAGTATAAGTCGTCAAGTATTACTAAACCCACATACTTTATTAGGTCACTCaacacaattaaaaaaaaagacttcTCCAAAACAACGCGTAGATCGGTGGACAATTAAAAAACTGCCTGGTTTACCCTATCAACCAAATGCTATTAAAAGCATGGGGGATTTGAAGAAACAAGATACAAagatttttgatttttccagAGAAGACTCATCTTCAATTCAACGATTTCTACAATACGGAACAACTAAAGAGAAATCATCGCAGTTCCGCTCAGTCACACTGCCGCCTGCTTTTTCGTTTAGTAGGCCCAAAAGAAACGGTGTTAACAGCTTATCTATTCCTCCTACTATGAATGCTTTAC GAAACAATAGAATGTTTACAGCGCTTCCTCAAATCGATAGTGATCGACAAATAGTCGAATCAGCTACAATGCTGCAAAAGCTGGCTCACCGAATTAAA attaaaaaaatgttgcaaagtGTCAAACTATAA
- the LOC128883815 gene encoding uncharacterized protein LOC128883815 isoform X2: MNVVKSTAIVADELNEINSLIDIRARKLRVKERELKDKIKAFKIWEKDAYEALRHHAETLMRHAILRIKNIVEKQASQAKTVLDTSESVMNLCSQQKSQIEKLFHAAKEPQRLLKEYKSRLDSERRRGKFLRRRVTQIEKENNRLRDMCQHETFSKEATCNVTATTMLDSTLNGKQISPSFNSPDNVYKTHKFVSQQIESSPHISARECQVLCKNNSSANYGSLLEAEEKSNKGLPSKESSNCHLTIAPYKCRVSGYTSPHTIKESLRLVGDVPSFFSREKENKQGYEWIHEKKKHVDLAQIIPKVSNFSICNQNFYSLQREKALYNYREEPYEKSISVPGHLNMIQRNVFTNTKRQSEQLEGLGKNAGTEIKQKSISRQVLLNPHTLLGHSTQLKKKTSPKQRVDRWTIKKLPGLPYQPNAIKSMGDLKKQDTKIFDFSREDSSSIQRFLQYGTTKEKSSQFRSVTLPPAFSFSRPKRNGVNSLSIPPTMNALRNNRMFTALPQIDSDRQIVESATMLQKLAHRIKIKKMLQSVKL; the protein is encoded by the exons ATGAATGTTGTTAAATCTACAGCGATTGTGGCGGATGAGTTGAATGAA ATAAATAGTCTTATTGATATACGAGCACGAAAACTACGTGTTAAg GAACGAGAATtgaaggataaaataaaagcttTTAAAATATGGGAAAAAGATGCTTACGAGGCATTGAGGCATCATGCCGAAACATTAATGCGCCACGCTATACTTCGTATCAAAAA taTAGTGGAAAAGCAGGCTTCTCAGGCAAAAACAGTTTTAGATACTTCTGAAAGCGTTATGAATCTATGTAGTCAACAAAAATCACAGATAGAAAAACTGTTTCACGCTGCCAAA GAACCTCAACGACTTTTGAAGGAATACAAATCACGACTTGATTCAGAAAGACGTCGTG GTAAATTTTTACGTCGTCGAGTAACTCaaatagaaaaggaaaataacCGGTTAAGAGATATGTGTCAACATGAGACGTTTTCAAAGGAAGCGACATGTAACGTGACAGCAACGACTATGCTGGATTCAACGCTTAATGGAAAACAAATAAGTCCGTCTTTTAATTCACCAGACAATGTTTATAAGACCC ACAAATTTGTTTCGCAACAAATAGAATCTTCACCTCATATTTCAGCAAGGGAATGTCAAGTtctgtgtaaaaataattctagtGCTAACTATGGGTCACTATTAGAAGCTGAGGAAAAAAGCAACAAAGGTTTACCTTCTAAAGAATCGAGTAATTGTCATTTGACAATTGCTCCTTATAAATGCAGAGTGTCAGGTTATACAAGTCCTCATACAATAAAGGAATCTTTACGGCTGGTCGGTGACGTTCCATCTTTTTTCAGTCGTGAAAAA GAAAATAAACAAGGATATGAATGgatacatgaaaaaaaaaaacatgtcgaTCTAGCTCAAATTATTCCAAAAGTTTCCAATTTCAGCAtatgtaatcaaaatttttatagtttGCAAAGAGAAAAAGCGTTGTACAACTATAGAGAAGAACCGTATGAAAAAAGCATTTCAGTGCCAGGTCATTTGAACATGATTCAACGCAACGTTTTTACCAATACAAAACGTCAAAGTGAACAGCTTGAAGGCCTTGGTAAAAATGCGGGAACTGAGATAAAACAAAAGAGTATAAGTCGTCAAGTATTACTAAACCCACATACTTTATTAGGTCACTCaacacaattaaaaaaaaagacttcTCCAAAACAACGCGTAGATCGGTGGACAATTAAAAAACTGCCTGGTTTACCCTATCAACCAAATGCTATTAAAAGCATGGGGGATTTGAAGAAACAAGATACAAagatttttgatttttccagAGAAGACTCATCTTCAATTCAACGATTTCTACAATACGGAACAACTAAAGAGAAATCATCGCAGTTCCGCTCAGTCACACTGCCGCCTGCTTTTTCGTTTAGTAGGCCCAAAAGAAACGGTGTTAACAGCTTATCTATTCCTCCTACTATGAATGCTTTAC GAAACAATAGAATGTTTACAGCGCTTCCTCAAATCGATAGTGATCGACAAATAGTCGAATCAGCTACAATGCTGCAAAAGCTGGCTCACCGAATTAAA attaaaaaaatgttgcaaagtGTCAAACTATAA
- the LOC128883815 gene encoding uncharacterized protein LOC128883815 isoform X1, which translates to MNVVKSTAIVADELNEINSLIDIRARKLRVKERELKDKIKAFKIWEKDAYEALRHHAETLMRHAILRIKNIVEKQASQAKTVLDTSESVMNLCSQQKSQIEKLFHAAKEPQRLLKEYKSRLDSERRRGKFLRRRVTQIEKENNRLRDMCQHETFSKEATCNVTATTMLDSTLNGKQISPSFNSPDNVYKTHKFVSQQIESSPHISARECQVLCKNNSSANYGSLLEAEEKSNKGLPSKESSNCHLTIAPYKCRVSGYTSPHTIKESLRLVGDVPSFFSREKASEIYTENKQGYEWIHEKKKHVDLAQIIPKVSNFSICNQNFYSLQREKALYNYREEPYEKSISVPGHLNMIQRNVFTNTKRQSEQLEGLGKNAGTEIKQKSISRQVLLNPHTLLGHSTQLKKKTSPKQRVDRWTIKKLPGLPYQPNAIKSMGDLKKQDTKIFDFSREDSSSIQRFLQYGTTKEKSSQFRSVTLPPAFSFSRPKRNGVNSLSIPPTMNALRNNRMFTALPQIDSDRQIVESATMLQKLAHRIKIKKMLQSVKL; encoded by the exons ATGAATGTTGTTAAATCTACAGCGATTGTGGCGGATGAGTTGAATGAA ATAAATAGTCTTATTGATATACGAGCACGAAAACTACGTGTTAAg GAACGAGAATtgaaggataaaataaaagcttTTAAAATATGGGAAAAAGATGCTTACGAGGCATTGAGGCATCATGCCGAAACATTAATGCGCCACGCTATACTTCGTATCAAAAA taTAGTGGAAAAGCAGGCTTCTCAGGCAAAAACAGTTTTAGATACTTCTGAAAGCGTTATGAATCTATGTAGTCAACAAAAATCACAGATAGAAAAACTGTTTCACGCTGCCAAA GAACCTCAACGACTTTTGAAGGAATACAAATCACGACTTGATTCAGAAAGACGTCGTG GTAAATTTTTACGTCGTCGAGTAACTCaaatagaaaaggaaaataacCGGTTAAGAGATATGTGTCAACATGAGACGTTTTCAAAGGAAGCGACATGTAACGTGACAGCAACGACTATGCTGGATTCAACGCTTAATGGAAAACAAATAAGTCCGTCTTTTAATTCACCAGACAATGTTTATAAGACCC ACAAATTTGTTTCGCAACAAATAGAATCTTCACCTCATATTTCAGCAAGGGAATGTCAAGTtctgtgtaaaaataattctagtGCTAACTATGGGTCACTATTAGAAGCTGAGGAAAAAAGCAACAAAGGTTTACCTTCTAAAGAATCGAGTAATTGTCATTTGACAATTGCTCCTTATAAATGCAGAGTGTCAGGTTATACAAGTCCTCATACAATAAAGGAATCTTTACGGCTGGTCGGTGACGTTCCATCTTTTTTCAGTCGTGAAAAAGCAAGTGAAATTTATACT GAAAATAAACAAGGATATGAATGgatacatgaaaaaaaaaaacatgtcgaTCTAGCTCAAATTATTCCAAAAGTTTCCAATTTCAGCAtatgtaatcaaaatttttatagtttGCAAAGAGAAAAAGCGTTGTACAACTATAGAGAAGAACCGTATGAAAAAAGCATTTCAGTGCCAGGTCATTTGAACATGATTCAACGCAACGTTTTTACCAATACAAAACGTCAAAGTGAACAGCTTGAAGGCCTTGGTAAAAATGCGGGAACTGAGATAAAACAAAAGAGTATAAGTCGTCAAGTATTACTAAACCCACATACTTTATTAGGTCACTCaacacaattaaaaaaaaagacttcTCCAAAACAACGCGTAGATCGGTGGACAATTAAAAAACTGCCTGGTTTACCCTATCAACCAAATGCTATTAAAAGCATGGGGGATTTGAAGAAACAAGATACAAagatttttgatttttccagAGAAGACTCATCTTCAATTCAACGATTTCTACAATACGGAACAACTAAAGAGAAATCATCGCAGTTCCGCTCAGTCACACTGCCGCCTGCTTTTTCGTTTAGTAGGCCCAAAAGAAACGGTGTTAACAGCTTATCTATTCCTCCTACTATGAATGCTTTAC GAAACAATAGAATGTTTACAGCGCTTCCTCAAATCGATAGTGATCGACAAATAGTCGAATCAGCTACAATGCTGCAAAAGCTGGCTCACCGAATTAAA attaaaaaaatgttgcaaagtGTCAAACTATAA